One bacterium genomic region harbors:
- a CDS encoding HigA family addiction module antitoxin, with protein PRRINEIVHGKRAITADTAIRLARYFGNSEGFWMNLQARYDLEIQRDRIGEEVLKEISSKR; from the coding sequence CCCCGCCGCATCAACGAGATCGTCCATGGCAAGAGGGCTATCACTGCGGACACGGCTATCAGGCTGGCCCGTTACTTCGGCAACTCGGAAGGGTTCTGGATGAACCTGCAGGCAAGGTACGACCTGGAGATCCAGAGGGACAGGATAGGGGAGGAAGTTTTGAAGGAGATAAGTTCCAAGAGATAA